GTAGTCAGTGCTCTCATTGTCATCAGTACTCTCATTGTAAGTGGTCTCATCATCAGCACTCTCACTACTGTCAGCGATCTCATTGTTGGGGTTCTCAATGTGGTTAGGGCTCTCACTGTCACACAGGCTCTCATTGATGTCAGTTATCTCATTGTCAGTGGTCTCGAAGTAGTCGGTGGTTTCCATGAAGTCAGAAATCTTGATGTCATGAATAGTCTCATTGTCAGTGGTCTCATCAATGTCTGAGATCTCGCTGAGAACGTCTCCCATGGCATAATAGTCATTAGCGTCTTCCATGATCACCATCTCAAATTCATCCTTGGCTTTACTGTGGGGAAGTTTCAGGCTAAGTATGGGGTTAGTGGGAGATAAACCCAGGGAAAACACTGAAAATGGTAAGTAAATGGGAAGGCAGTAGGCTCCAAGGGCTCCAAGGAATGATATTAGGCTAGGAAGAGTCCCATTTCTGCCCTTGACTGTGTAACCCTCAGGCCATTTCTGGGAGTCATTCTTCACTTATAAAACATTGCACTAGATTATCCCAAAGGTCCCTTGCAGCTCCATAAATCTTATATAATACTAACCTAGTCTTTGCTCCATGTCCAAAGACTAGGTTAGTATTATACAAGATTTATGGATTTCTCAACCACCAATTCCCCCAtcacctttccttctcttcttgcttctttctGTTTGCCCTGTAGCCCCCTTCTCTCATGTAGTAGCGTAGAGGGTTAACCCACAGGTCATTCTTGATAATCTGTTGAAAGAGAAGGGGAACAGAGCCATGTGTATAAGTGCCAGACCTTACATTCAATTCCCCAGACACTCAGGGAAAGCCTAGCAAAGCCTTCTCTGCAAATGCCAAGAGGGTCCTCACCTCAGCAATTCTGTCAGCTTCTGGGAGGCTGTGGTTTGAGAACCAGCTGAAGAAGCTGTGGCTGGTGTCCTGGTTCCTGCGATTGTGGGCCTGGGGTTCCTGGCCCCGGTGCCAGCGAATAGGGGTGGAGTGAGACACCAGCCGGCCTATGGGAAGAGGAGGCCATAGAAACAGGACTGGATAAGGACAGACAGGGGGACATGGATTTACCTTGGGACCACCACTTACCCGAGCGGTTGCGCTGGAACTCCTTGACGATCACCATGTTTGTAAAGTAAGGGTTTGTCTGGAAGTATAGCTTCATTTTGTAGCCCATGGAGATATGTCTGAGATCCTGTACCTGCTCAGGGTGGTGGCAATGGTGGAATCTTTTCCCCCAACGGTACCTCCCACCCCCCCTCACCTTTAAGGACCAGATTCCTTGGTGTTCCTCTTTGGCCTGACCTGAAGATTGGTCAAGTAGCGGAAAATGTCTTCATCTCGTTGGTTGATCAAGATTGAAATTCTGGGGTGGTTGAGGAACTGATGAGTGGAGCAGTTTAGGTCAAGGATTAACTGTTCaatgtgagggagggagggaaggccaGGCAGGGCAGAGCAAAagagaggctggagcaggaggatttcTTCTATATTGATGTGATATGTGTAGAGCAAGCATACTTTATAAAAGCATACTTTTATTCCCATGATACAATTTGTGTGATGAGACCCTGTGTTTATGTAATGTTAAATCTGTGTTTGGTAGCCTTGCCATGGTTCATATTTGCTATATGtctgggtgctgaggatctatGTCCATGTGATATCTCTGGATGCTGAGGGTATGTGTTCACAAAATACTATGTATCTGCAGGCTGAAGGCCCCAAGTGATGATGTATCCGGTTACTGAGGGCCTCTAAGTGGGTGTCAAGGGTCTGCATCCACATGATGTTGTGTGAATGGCTCTTAGAGTCTGTGTTCAAGTGATGCTATATGTCTGTGTGCTGAGAAGCTATGGCTACATAACACTGTCTGGGTGCTGAAATCTTGTGACTACATGATACTGTATGCCGGTGCACTGAGGGCCTGTGATCATATGATATTTATATCAGGATGCCAGGGGTCTGTCTCCATGTAATTCTGTTAAGATGTTAAACCTACATGTTCCTAACATGTTACATGTGTATGTGTTCCCCAGGGATGAGCTTAACAATCAGGAACAGTGAATGGGATTCTTCCTATTCTCCCTTTTCCTTCATTTAATCCCTTGATCTCCATACCCAGGTAATTCTCTCCTGGCCTTTTAGAGGCTCCAGCCCCTCCCAAATGCCCTCTCCTCCATCCCCTCCCAACTTCAGCTAGGATTGAGGTCTCATAGTGTCTAAGTAGACAACTAGGCTTGCAGAGCCCTCTGTGCCTTAAACATCCTCTCTGGGCAGTTTCTctgcctttctcctccttcttcactGTCTGAGTCAGTTCATCTTCTGTAtgcccctccccttttcctttcaCCATCTCTGGTCCAATTTTTCTGCTGTGCTCCCCTGTTACCCTCCCCCTTTCACTGTttgtgatccatttttttttatgttatgctTCTCCTCTTCCCCCACTCTTCCCATATGTGGTCCAGTTTTTATTGTGTGCTCCCCCCAACATCTCCAGTCCAGCTTCTCTGCTGTTTTGCCCTCCTCCTTCCATCCCTCTTCTACCCAATCTAGTCAGTCTTCCGATAGGGGGCTCACCCCCATCTCTGGCCCTCCCAGACATCCCTTCACCCTTTCTGTCCCTCCCCCACGTCTCCTTTTCTGTCATGGGTTTCTGGCCCATGAGTATCGATGAGAAGGATACTGCTTTGACCCAGAAGCCTGGGATGTGCTGAATGATCAGGTCTCTGCGCTCCAGGAAGGGTCTTCGCATCTGGATGAACTTGCGCTTGAGACGCAGGAAGGCCTTGCCTGCCTTGATGTTCACTGCCTCCAGGTCCATTTGAATGCTCTCCAGTGCCTGCAGGATGCTTTCCATCCTCTCAgcatttctctctttgctttccttcaccttcctctgcttcctccgccgccgccgcctcctcctcctcctcacactTTCCTtttcatcctcatcctcatcttCCACTATGATGacagcctcctccttcctctttggACCGACTAACATCTGGGGCCCCCACCCCCCTGAGCTACAGGTTTCTAGGGCCTTCTCTCCTGCAAGGCTGCTGGGCTCTGCAACCTGAAAGTCAATTTCCAGGCTCCCCCCAGAGGCTTCGGAAGGGGGGAGTGTTTCCAGGCTCCCTGTGGGAGGGGGCGACTCCCCATACCCTGACTCGATCGCAGGATCCCAGCCGGGACCACCAGCACCCAGGGTGAAGTACGCGCGGATCCCCCCCTCCTCAAGAATGACATAGGGTGGCGGTGGGGGCAGCGCGGGGCCCAGTCCCACCCTCCTCATATCAGCCAGCACCTGTGCCGCCTCGGTTTCCTCGCGGAGCCTCGGGCGCTgctggggtggagggagaggcAGTCGCaggagcggcggcggcggcggcgggggaggcggcggcggcggatcGCGCTGAGGGGGCTCCGAGCCGCTGAGGCGGCGGGTCTTGGCCGGAGGCCCCTCATCCGGGCGGTCCATGGTGACCGCGCTCACAAGCTCAGGAGATAGCACTAGCTCCTTTGCTCTTGGCCGGCCGCCGCTACCAGTTACACCTCAAGTGCAGCCGCTGCGCCTCACGCGACCAGCTCCGCTCACCGCCTCGCTCTGGCGTTCCCTCCCACAGCGCTTGCCCTACTCCCTCCGCGCCAATCGCGAGGCCCCGCCCACTGCCTGACGCAAGGAGCCTGCCTGCCTCGTCATTGGCTGCCGGCCGCCGCGGCGGCGCTCGCGTTCCTGCGACCCCTGCCCGCTCTCACGCAATCTGCTTGCCAACACTACACATCATCACTTTCCAATTGGCTCTCCTCAAACCCGCGAATCAGCGGGCTGGCTACCCCGGCGAAGAGAGGAAAACTGCCAAACGATTGGTTGCGAGGAAAGCTAGGGGAAGAAGCCCCTCTCCCTCACTCTTAAAACGTTTATCCAATGGGAAAAGTACCAGTGGTTCTGAAGACCAAAAAACAAGACGAAAAACAAACGCAGTGAGCAGGATGTGCTCAAATAAAATCGAAGAGCCTCGCTATCGTTCCCCCGCCCCCCTCTCCTCAGCAACTACGCACTTCTTAAATCTGCCCCTTCCCCCATCTCCTGCTTCTGCCCCCGTGGTCAACTCTAATGTATCCACTTAGAGTGCCAGCTGCCCTAGCGCTCCTGCAGTTTAGGCACTCAAGGTCTTTGATTTGGGGTCTAGGTTTTGACGTGGCATTTTCCATCTCTGCAAAATGGTTCTAGAAACAATACTTACACAAAAAAGTAACTGCCTCTGCGTCATAAAAAATGATAGCGATTCAGCTCATCTGCTAGATTTTTCTAGGACTTCTCTTAATCTATTGAACAGTTCTCTTCCCTTCCATCCTTTCCTCCATTTATACTGCTTTTAATTATATcttaagattttgtttttgacCAGAGATGGATGGTCTTTGGCGAGGCATGGTGGTTAGTGGAATTCTGGCTTTGGGTCTGGAATGAGTGTGACCCTCACATTGTAACCCTAATCAAATCACTGCACCTCTCTGAGCTTCTTCTCTAAATTAGGCATCCCTAGTTCCTAAAGAGATGTAGGTAGCTTCCCATTGCAGCCTTGTTGTGGTAGCAAAGAATGGAAGTGAACCTAGGGATCCATCACCAGGGTAATGGATtggaaaaatgtgatatatgtttAAGATGGACCACTACAATGAATTAGATCTATATACAGCAATATGGCTGGATCTCAAAAACATAATATTgagtgaaaaaagaaacagaacaagATTTATAGTACAATACtgtttatgtaaattaaaacacacaACAATACCATATATTTTACACAGATACACATATGTAAAGAAACACATGATCGGTGGATTGGAAGGACAACGTTAAATACACGAGTGGGTGCCTATATGGAGTGGGGGAGGATGGGATCAGGGATGGGTGATGAAggggacaaaacaaaacaaaaaataaaaggtcctTGCATGGACCAATGATGATATATTGTGCCAAGAACTGAGGAGTATAGTCCACTCAGTTCCGTGcacctgagaaaataaataaataaataaataaataaatagtaaatcaaGTGTGCAGGGAGTAGGCCAGCTGGGTAGACCCCAGACCTGCTGCACCTGCCTCTGAATTTAATCAAAGTTGACCAAAGTCCCAGCTGTATATAGTGGATCCTTGGGAAAGGCTCCTAGCCCAGACTGAGCAATTTCTCCAGTGCCATtactttggggggggggtatttcCTAACCCCATCAGTTTCCCCAATATTTTATCCCCAATTCCCTTCCCCCATTCTCCATGGTCATCCAATTTCAAGAACATCTTGTTTGAGTTTGAGGAAGGGGACTGAGACTCCAGGCTTTGGGAGGAGATGGGATTCTCAAGTACCCTGCCTTTTTCACCTGGTGCTCAGAGCTTGGGCCAAGAGAGGATGATCTTATGAGATGGGAGTCAGCCCTCTTGctaaatacatacacataatttCCAGGTTCTGTCTCCTGAACACACTACTTCCTGCTGCAGGCACATACTCTAGTTTGTCTCCTCTCAACTAGAtggatgtgtatgtatatgtgtgtgtgtgtgtgtgtgtgcgcgcgcacgcgcacGCACATGCAATGTATACATCTCTGCATACAGGCATTTACTCATATGTGTGCACCAGGCAAGTTCTCCTCAGGGCAGGCACATACTCTAGTTTGTCTCCTCTCAACTAGatggatgtgtatgtgtgtgtgtgtgtgtgtgtgtgtgtgtgtgttcacgcACACGCAATGTATACATCTCTGCATACAGGCATTTACTCATATGTGTGCACCAGGCAAGTTCTCCTCAGGGGTGTCTCCTCACACACAAAGTCACACAGACACATCCTGTCTTACTCAGTCATACTTCCCCACATATGGTCACACAGacaggacacagacacacacacacacaatcagaaagagaaaacatCCAATATAGCATTGTTCATTTCGTTTTTCCATTTACAAAATCCAATGGTGAATCCAGGcagttagaaaaaagaaatggaggaaaaCCCTCCTGAGTGTACCCTAtctaccccccacccccttggtcttcccaccccacccctcggAAAGGCACCCCCATCACTATCACTGAGAGAACAGGTACCCCCCCCCACTCCCAGCCTCTCAGCCACTCTGGCCTGCCTTTCCAGGGTCACTCCACAGCTAGGCTCATTAATGTCTCTCCTGCCTAGAGTGCCCTCCTCATTTCTTTTGGGTCAAGGCTTCCCCAGTTCAGGGGCTGTCTTGGGGTAGGGAGGGATCTTAGGACAGGGGCTTCTGTAAGAAAGGTAAAGGGGGGTGGATAAATACAGATAGATCCCTGCCTCTGAAGGAAATTATAGGGGGACAGAAAGCCTGGGCAAGGCCAGGTAAAGGAGTGGCAACTTGGCTTACCAATTCACAGAACTAGCCTTGAAGTAAGCCCAGAGTAGATTCTGTCCCTGGAGGGAGGCTTGGAAACTCCCACCTAAGTAATCTGGTTGCAGTCTGCTCCACTTTGGGTGTAGGTAAGggtggaaaggaggaagggatTGAAGGATTGTTGTGAGGAAGGACATTTGGGGCTGACCCAGAAGGCCAAGGGCTACCAAGGAGGGGCTTGTGGCCCAAGGCTTTAGGGGGACAAAAAGAGGTCAGATAGGAATGGACTCAAGTCCACAGTGCCTTGGGGTTTATACCACTATCAGTTACCAAGGCCCCAAAAGAATTCTCATCTTCAGAAGAGTAGTGTGAACCTGGGAGAAATTCTGGGGTTGAATTCAGCTCTGACCTCAGGCTCTGGGGTCCAAGGTACTCTGGGGAGTTCAGCTTCTTCCCTACACATCTGAGGGGCTGCTCCTGCCTGCATGACACCTACAGCCCTAGTGGGGCTGGAGTGGGTTTCCATCCTCAGGAAGAAGAGTTATTGGGCTAGGGATCCAGGAGATGGTGTGAGAGAATGTGGCTACGCTCGATCTCTTTAGCTCAAGGAGTTCAGCTCACATCCTACTCTTTACCTAGTTTTTTGGGCCCATCATGGAGGCCCTTTTCTCTACCCTCTTGGCTTCTCAAATAGATCCTCAAGAAGCACTAGAGAGGTCTGGAcatggtggggagggagagaagactGGGCTTGGGACCAGCATTAGCCAAAAACGACATTGCACACAACATAGCAATAGACATCCTTGCTCCCTGGGGACCTAGCACCCCTTTTGGTCCCTCTTGTTGGCAGCCTTGGATAAGTTTCTCCCTAAACATCCAGGCCTTGCTAAAGGACTTGGAAGGGGAGGGTGCCTGGGAGCAAAAGGGGCAATAAGAGCTCTGGAATTCTATTTTACAGGACAAATTTCCCCCTTCTGGACAATGTCAGAAGGAGAGACATTAAAGCAAGAAAGCCTGCCTCCTTATCTGTTAGTAGAAAAACCtgcattttcagttttgttttctttttctgaattgtcagagagagagagagagagagagagagagagagagagagagagagagagactgtagAAGTAGAGAAGGAGGCTGCAGAGACAGGCCCCACAAAACTAGGATGCCTCTTTCCCAGTCCCCCACCCTAGGGTGGTATTGGCAAAGGTGCCTGGATTATGGGTGGTtcgaggggctggggctggagctcagaaAAGAAGGCTCCTGTATGGGGCCCCACCCCTCCCTTGCCGTTGGCCCCACCATGGTGGCCATGACCTTTTCCCTGCCTGTCTGCCTACCCGCCTGCTTCACATGACACAGTAGGGTTCTCTGGGAGCCGGGGCACCTCCTGTGCCCCAGCAAGGGGCATGAGTCCTCAGGCACTTCTTGAGGTCCTTGTTGAGCAGGAAGCAGACGATTGGGTTGACAGCAGCCTGGGCGAAGCTCATCCAAACAGCGGTGGCCAGGTAGCGGTGGGGCACAGCACAGGCTTTCACAAACACTCGCCAGTAGCAGGCCACGATGTAGGGTGAccagaggagcaggaagagcAGTGTGATCGCGTAGAACATGCGACCCAGCTGCTTTTCACCCTTGACCTCGTCCATGCCCAGCAGCCGCCGGCTGGCCGCATGCCCATTCTGCCGGATACCCAGCAGGGTTGGTGGCATGGGCCCACGGCCAAAGCCGGCGATCCAGTTGGCAGCAGCCTGGCCTGTGGCCCCAGGGCCATGGAATGTCCAGTTCTGGCTAATGGCTGGCACCATCTGCACTGGCTTCATCTTGCGGTGACGGTACTCGAAGAGGAGCAGCTTGCCATAGACAGCATGTGTGGCTGCCATGAGCACGGCCAACATAAGCATGAAGCCCAGCGTGTCATTGGCCTTGAAGTAGCGATGCTCAAAGATGCATTGGTCCTCCTCCCGGATAAACTTGTAGGTGCCCACGTCGAAGACGGGTGGGAAGGCCATGGCCACAGACAGAGTCCAGGCCATGCAGATGACAGCTGCGCATGTCCAGAGTGTCATGCGCTTGGCGTAGAAGCGGTGGTGGGCAATGGCCATGTAGCGGGTAACGCTGATGCAGAACAGCATGAAGGCCGCATGGAAGCAAAAGAGCACAGCCATAAAGGCCACAATCTTACAGCTCAGTGCACTGAAGGTCCATGAGGAGCCGTGGCGCACAGAAGCCAGCACAAAAGGGAAGCAGACGGCAGAGCGTATGCCATCAGCTAGGCACAGGTCCAGCAGAAAGTAGTAAGGAGCCTTGTGCAGGGCACGCTCCTTGAGCACCAGCAGGGACAAGATGGCGTTGCCCGCAAGGCTCACGCACATGATCAGTCCCAGCAGCACCAGCTTCACGTAAGCCGATGCTGACGGCGGGGACAGTGCGCCGCTCACCTCCTCGGGCTCTCCGGTGGTGTTGGCCATACTGAGGGGCAAGGGCTACTCCCAACCCTAGGGGGTCAGCCAGTCCGGTACTTGATGGGCCCTGGGGGACTCCATCAGTTGTCCTGCTGGGCTGCACCTGTAAGTGGGGACAGTGAgggagacacagacacagagagacagagaagtgaggacaggagagaaacagaaaaatgcaCACAAATATGTGGAGACAGtaggaaagaatgagagagagagaaatggtgaCGAAGTTATAAATGGATATAAAACAACACAGATGTGGAAAGGATAAGAGGATAAAAAAGAGTGATATGAAACAGAGACAAAtgagagacagtgagaaatgGGTGGAAAGGAAAGGTGAGGAAGAAACATAGAGGCCAGGGTTAGTGTGTCTGTGAACCCTTCCCACTGACTCCCTAGTTAGGATCAGGCCCTGAGTCTGGCCCACTCCTGCTCCTACCCCTTCCTTGCTGGGTGCAAATACTTCATCTCTTTGGATGTCCTCAGTTACCCATTTCCTCCACTTGTGCGTCTGTGGGGACAGGAATGTTGTTGGGGCTCCTTTCCCCCTTTTTAAAGCCTCAAAGTTGTGTTAAAACTTTTTTGACCATCACCCACAGTAAAAAGGATATTTTACACCACAACCCAGTACACACACAACTCACCAAGtttcaaaaaacagaactgatcCCATGTGTAGTGTACtccattctattttattacttttttctttcttttctcctccccccccatcacttccttcctttcttccttccttccttttgtactggggattgaacccaggggccttttaccattgagctacatctccaggccttttaattttttactttgagacagggtcttacttaggtacttagagccttgctaagttgctaaagttgtcctcaaacttttgatccttctgcctcagcctccctggttgatgggatcataggtgtgtgccaccatgcatggcttctatttcatcttttttaaaaaaaaacatgctggCAGTCATTCATCAAAtagatttctatttaaaattttttcttaggaTAACAaggcttctttaaaaaattttgttgttgttgtatatggacacaatacctttattttatttatttatttttatgtggtgctgaggattgaacccaatgcctcacatgtactaggcaagtgctctaccactgagctacaaccccggccCCTAGATTTCTTTATTCAAGATCAGATATGCATTCAGCATGCTCCAGGAACAATGGAAAGATTAGTGTCACAAAAGTAGCATAGGTGAGGGAGGCAGTGGTAGGAGGTAAGGTCATACACGTGTCCAGGGTCAAGTAGTATAGACTGTGGGCCATGAAGAGGACTTTGG
This sequence is a window from Ictidomys tridecemlineatus isolate mIctTri1 chromosome X, mIctTri1.hap1, whole genome shotgun sequence. Protein-coding genes within it:
- the Tspyl2 gene encoding testis-specific Y-encoded-like protein 2, with protein sequence MDRPDEGPPAKTRRLSGSEPPQRDPPPPPPPPPPPPLLRLPLPPPQQRPRLREETEAAQVLADMRRVGLGPALPPPPPYVILEEGGIRAYFTLGAGGPGWDPAIESGYGESPPPTGSLETLPPSEASGGSLEIDFQVAEPSSLAGEKALETCSSGGWGPQMLVGPKRKEEAVIIVEDEDEDEKESVRRRRRRRRRRKQRKVKESKERNAERMESILQALESIQMDLEAVNIKAGKAFLRLKRKFIQMRRPFLERRDLIIQHIPGFWVKAFLNHPRISILINQRDEDIFRYLTNLQVQDLRHISMGYKMKLYFQTNPYFTNMVIVKEFQRNRSGRLVSHSTPIRWHRGQEPQAHNRRNQDTSHSFFSWFSNHSLPEADRIAEIIKNDLWVNPLRYYMREGGYRANRKKQEEKESKAKDEFEMVIMEDANDYYAMGDVLSEISDIDETTDNETIHDIKISDFMETTDYFETTDNEITDINESLCDSESPNHIENPNNEIADSSESADDETTYNESTDDNESTDYKNENPENNENPNKSVDNDNKNLDSDNRGISGNLAISANNQDSSDSDNGDEGSDDEDNDGNEGDNEGSDDDGNEGDNEGSDDDDRDIDYYKNDINIFDKDQDNSSNQDDYEDEVEIISEDSVEEEEEEGSEEGSEQSEDSYEEERSYEEEGSEIDSEDSDIEEVLQVPNAWANPGKRGKTTG
- the Gpr173 gene encoding putative G-protein coupled receptor 173, which gives rise to MANTTGEPEEVSGALSPPSASAYVKLVLLGLIMCVSLAGNAILSLLVLKERALHKAPYYFLLDLCLADGIRSAVCFPFVLASVRHGSSWTFSALSCKIVAFMAVLFCFHAAFMLFCISVTRYMAIAHHRFYAKRMTLWTCAAVICMAWTLSVAMAFPPVFDVGTYKFIREEDQCIFEHRYFKANDTLGFMLMLAVLMAATHAVYGKLLLFEYRHRKMKPVQMVPAISQNWTFHGPGATGQAAANWIAGFGRGPMPPTLLGIRQNGHAASRRLLGMDEVKGEKQLGRMFYAITLLFLLLWSPYIVACYWRVFVKACAVPHRYLATAVWMSFAQAAVNPIVCFLLNKDLKKCLRTHAPCWGTGGAPAPREPYCVM